The Eschrichtius robustus isolate mEscRob2 chromosome 16, mEscRob2.pri, whole genome shotgun sequence DNA segment CACGCGTGTGCGCCcacgcatgtgcatgtgtgttttcttTACTGAAGAATTCCCTCTCTGCcctgattttattttgaaaaatttcaaatctacagaaaagttgaaagaataattcaaaaatatatactcAACACATGTATTTACAAATTACCAAATTTTGCCACATCTGCTCTCcccatgtgtgtatataaaatttcTCAATTATCTACaggttttcttttgccctccccccacccccaaacctgcAGTGTTTACTCCCTGGAGATGTGCCTGTGGGAACGAGGAGGGGTGGTCGTTTGGGAAGTCCTGGGGGGCTGCCTCTCGCACTCCCGTGTCGGGGGTGGGCGTGGGCGCTGCTCAGGGGTGGGATCAGGAACCTCGCAGGTAGAGCAGTGCCGAGGGTGATTTCCGAGGCTGCGAAggtggctggggggtggggagcagtgggGAGGCCAGAGCCCTCTTACCCGCTTCAGGGTGCGGTTGGTCTGGAAGCCGCAGTCGTCCAGACTCGAGTGCCTGGTCTTCTTGCAGGTGGTTCTGCTGATGTCCAGGTCCAGCATGAACTTCAGGCCCTTCACTATCTGAGGGGATAGAGGGCGGGCCTGGGTCACTGGGTCCAGGACATGGTGAGAGATGGGGTGAGCTGGgggcccacctccctccccccaggcttGGGCATGCGCTCCTGCAGACGGTGGAGACTGAAGACCCCAGTCCCCGGGTCTGGGTCCCTGGAGTCCTGACACTGGCTACTTACACCCGCGCAGAACACCCTCCGTGATAGGGACAGCGTCCTGCTCTGAGAGTTTGCGGTTGCCAAAGAGAATAGAGACAATAAAGTCACCCCCCAGTCCTGTACCCAGGGGTGACCATTATCGTGAGTCAGCATGTGGGGTGGTGTCGGGCAGCACACATCCTCGGGGCTGTGGGTCTCTCTCCCCAAGGCCAGCTCCCCGGTCAGTGACCGCGAAGCTTGCTGACCGGCTGCACTGGGCCCCTGCTTTTTGAGAGTGGCTGCGTCCTGTCACTGACTGTGTCCTGTACCCTCACTGACCTGTGTTCTCGGGACCCAGGACGAGGCAGGCCTGGCTGCCCCGTGGTGTCCCCGTGGGAGGGGGAGCACTGAGCTGCTCGTATTGGGGCCGCTGAGAAGCGTGGGGACCTCGCAGGGTGTGACACTCCTGCAGGGACGGGGCAGTGGTTGGGGGACATGGCCAGATGTGCTTTGGGGCCGTGGAGCAGTGGCCTGCGGGCAGCCCGGCAGGCAGGCAGCCCTGAAGGTGGGCGGCGGGGCAGCTTGTGCCCCGTGGTAGCCGCCCTCCCCCACATCCTCCCTGTGTGCTGCCTGGGAGGAGCCTGGTTCAGTGAGAGACGGCGCCGGCCTCGGTGCCTGACTCTGGTGGCCCCGGTCCGGTTCTAGGTGGTCAGACCTGGCCGCCTTGGGCAGTCCTGAGCCCGGACCCCACCTGGACGAGGGCTCTGCTGACGTGCGACTCCCGGAACAGGAAGGCGTCGTTGCTGCAGTTGTTGAAGCTCTCGGCACTGTGTCTGGCTGCCCTGAGGACGTCCGGGTCGTTGGTCTTGATAGTCTTGGGAAATCCTGGCTTTACACCCGAGTTAAGGATCTGGGAACAAAAATCTGGACGAGAAACAGAACCAGACAAGAACATTACTGTGGGGGGGGGGTCCTTGGTCCAGGGATCACgcctcctgcctctgctcccaGTGTGGCGCCCGGCCCGTCCACCCCTCGCCATCCGCCCACCCGGCCTGTTCTCCCCTCCCCTGGCCGTGTACCCTGCCGGCCCGTCCATCTCTCGTCCCCCAGTGCGTCTGCCCTCCGTCCCCGTGGTTGCCCCGTCCTCAGCCGAAGGCCAGTGCGGTGGGCGGCGCAGAGGTGGATAAGATGTGGTCCCGTCCTGTCCCTGCCCGCATGTGTCCCTGGGTTCTATCCTTTCAGAACCCAGGTGGTTTCCAACAGTTACAGGAGCCTGGACACCACTGCCCGCCCTCAGGCCTGGACCCTCTGTCAGGATGAGCCCGGGTTCTCCGAGAAGTCGGCCCTGGCCTTTGAGGCTGCCCTCGGCTTCGAGCCCTCAGCTTGTCCCCAGCAAGTGGCCGAGGGGAAGTGCTCGAAGGCCGTCCTCCGCCCCCAGGACTCTCGAGCGAATCCGCCCAGCTGCCAGGTCCCCGCGGCGCCCACGTGCTGCCTCCTTTGGGGTGTTTGGGCAACAGGTGGGTGGTGGCTTTTCTAATTGGTGGCTCAGGGGTGACTTGATTTCAAATTTATGTTTCTCAGTTTTGCTGCAGTGGTCACGGACtacttttatattaaaaactaaattgggggggagggagaatggGAAGAGGGTTTGCGTTGTAGATTACTTCTCTTTTCTAAGAACTCCCCAGATTTTCCTGAAATCATCTTGTGCCAGAAGTGACCCAGAGCCGACCCACCCCATGGTGTCGGCTCAGCTGTTTTCTTTCACTGAGTCGTGTGGAGTGTGGGGTCCGCGCCTCGTGCACGGCCTGCATCAGGGCTCAGCTGCGTCCTGGCCGGTGTGGAGGGTCCACTGCCCTGCACTGCCCTGGAAGGTCACTCTGCCTCCCTTGGCCGTGACCTTGGGGAGCACCTGTGGTGCATTCAGTGGGGGTGGGGTCAGCACGTGGTGGACCCGCTGGAGCCACAGGAAGTGGAGACTCGTGGACGAGCTTCCGGGCGTTGAGTGCGGGAAGGAGGGGTTCTGTCCTCACGGGGGACTCGCTGGGACTGCAGACCCAGGGTGCTGGGTGTGGGCCCCGCCGTCTTGAGGACACACGGTTCCCTGGTTGTGAAGAAGTCTCGACTCATGGGAGGAAAACAGTGGTGTGAGGTCGGCAGCGCTTGGGGGCTTTGTTCCTCAGGGGCTGGATGGGGGTGTCCCGCTGGAGACAGGGCCCCCCAGCCACGGGACTGATGGACTGAGAGGACCTTCAcctcagctgggggtgggggtcagggtcagtgggcttgctgggccagGACCCAGGCACCTGGCAGGACGGCCCACGTGCGGCTATGTGTCCAGGAGCTTGGGCTGGGGTCAGTCCAGTACGCTGGGACCTCTTCTGGGAGCCGGCCTGTACGCGGGTCACAGCAGAGGGTGAGACACAGCGCACGCCAGCTCAGCTCAGTGGGGAGGTCTTGCCAGGGTGTCAGTGAGCCCATCAGCCTAGAGCGAGGTTTTCGGAGGAGGCTGGTTCCACCGCCGCCTGAGGTCTGCACAGAGCCCTCCTTAGAACTGGACGTCTGCTGTGGCAGTGGGCACACGAGACCCCCACCGGGTGCGAGAACCAGGACGGCCAGAGCCGACCCTGTGCGGCCTCGCTGAGGGGTCTCCTCTTCAGGTGGGTGGAGCGGAGGAGGGGGCTCTGGCAGTGGGCAGAGAAGGCGTGAGTCCGGTCTGGGTAGGGTCTGCGGAGGGCCCATCACCCTGGGGGTGAGCCGCTGGCGCTCATGACAGCCTCTTTGTAAGAGGGGCTGGCACTGCCCGCCCGCCCAAGCGGGACCCCTCCTGGCAGGTGGGCCCCAGCTGGGTCCCTGGGTCGAGATGGAGCTCTGGATGGCTCTGTGAGGCCCCCTCAGGTGGGAGGGCTGCTCCACCCCCATGAGAGCTTCCCAGCAGGTGAGGTTGTCGCTCGTTCCCCACGAAGGTCTGTCCCCAACGTCGCTGAGAATCTCCATTGCCGTAATCCGGCCCTCACATGACGTCCCCGCAGACTCTGGGCTGGGCCGTGGCTGAGGTCTCTGGACGCAGCAGCTGGGTTGGTCCGCTGGCTGGGCCCTGAGCCCGTGGCTCTGACTCTGGTGCTGGGAGGGCTGCTGGCCTGCTGTTGACGACAGGAAGTCCAGTGTGGTTTTCTGTTTGGAAAACAGCTTGATTTTTGCTTGTCAGCGTAGTCCGAACAGCAGACGGGAAGGACCACCTGGTGGGCGGTCCAGTCTCCCATGTGTTTGTGGGTCTATATCCACGGCGATTTTTTCTTTGTACAAATTACATATATTGCTTTTTCTGATTATAAGCTTACTTGTTTGGTAGGAAACttgaaaaacacagaaaagtacAACAGAAACATTAGAGCTCACTCTCAGTGTTGCAAAGGTAACCACTGCtacctgtttttaaaataaagtatactACATTTAATTTCGCTTGAACTTAACATGATTATAATAATGAAGTGAAACTAGGTGAGGCCAAACCTCCGATGAATGTCTCTGCCAAACGTGTGATGTCAGTTCCTAAGCGATTTCGGTAAAGTTACAAAGAGGTTATAGGAAACATTGAAGTTGGTTTATTTTTACCTACATTTCCTAAAAGAAAGGCTTCAGTTAAGTGAGGCTTCATCAGCAGAGTTATCTAAACAAACAGTAGAAccccatttttaatttaaaaaagttgaAAAGTCAAACCTATTTTCAGAGCGATTCTTCAGAATGTCCACAGGGCAAGGTTGGTGCAGAATAAGCCCAAAGAGGGGCTCTCCTTCCGGAAGAAGACAGgcagccggggggggggggtggtgggcccTGGGCGCCAGCCAGCTAGCCCTCTCCCACCACCGCCAAGGGGGCCCCCGGGGCGGCCGTGGTCCCATCTACAGGGAGGAAACAGGCCTCAAAGGAGTGCAGGGCGGGTTAAACCTAGGTGTGAAAGCcgtgttctttttctcttttttctctcaagaAGTATTTCTCGATGGGTGCTGTGGGCAACTCCAGGTTGGGGGCAGGACGGTGATCCGGCAGAAGGGGCTCAaggagggagctgggggtggggaccagttagagggcagagagcagagcacGAGGCAGCCCTGACCGCCCTTAGCTGCAGGCTGGGTGCGGGGGCCAGAGTGGGGGATCGTGACTCACACCGGTGGCAGGTGGTGGCCTGGTGATGACTGAAAGGACAAGCAGAAGGAGAGGTTGTGAGGAGGAGCAAACACTCTTCATCACACgcgctggggtggggaggggccgggCGGCGCGGAGAAGTGAGATTTCCAAATGAGCCGgactccctcccccatcccctgccaGGCGGGGCGTGGAGGCTTTGGGCCAGAAAGGCACTGGGAAGAGGGAGGCGGGCAGACCCCGTGGTGAGGGGTGGGCTGAgtcaggaaggagagaagagggccCCTTACTGCTCTTGGGAGAGAAGTAGCTCTCCAGCTGGTCTTGAACAAAATGACTCAAGACGGCAAGAGATTCGGCAAGAGATGGGGGGCCGGAGACTTGGGAAGATTAGGGTGACAGCAGCGCTGTGCTGGGTACTGAGCGGGGGGTCCAGCCGCCCCCGGATGCACGGTTGGAAGAGCACCGGGCCAGCACAGTGTGCAGGGGCACGGGGCTTGGAGGGAGGACGGCAGAGGCCCAGCTTTCCTGGGGCTGGAGCAGACTCCCTGGGGCGGAGATGTGAGCCCCTGTCGTCTCAGACCTGGGCGGTGGAGCTGGCCCTGGGACCGAGAGCGTGGGCAGGAACCAGTGCGGGACCTGCCTCTGGCGGATCCTTCCCACCTGCCCTGGCACAGCCGGGACCTGCTCCAGGAGCCAGCACGCTGGGGATCCCGCAGGCCCCTGGGCTGCTCAGGCTGCACCAGTGGACTCCCGGCCACCCCCTTCTGTGAAATCGCCCCAGGCCCCGTGGACACCCCCCCGATTCAACCTGATTCAAGGGAGTCAAGGAGTCTCTACTCCCCTGGTGATCAGAATGGGAAGCAAAACGTCAAGGAAACATTCTGATGTTTCTTGCTGAAAAGTGTAACTTTCCATCTAAATCACAAGTGATTCCTACTCCAGctcctgtcctgtcctgtccctacaCCCCCTTCTTCAGAACTAACACCGGCCCCACTGATTTCGGTGGCCAGGCTCTGCACTTGCCCTCACCAGTTGGGGCACTCAATTCCCTCCACTGGTGTGTGGGCACTTCACAAACATCGAGGGGTTCAAGGCAGATGCACAGTTGAGCAGGTGGAGCCGGAGCTTGGGGGACATTGTCAGCAGCCCTTTGGGTTGCGGCAGCAGTTAATTGTTTCTATGCAGGTTAGAGAGGATGGAGTCTGCCCTCCAATCACCACCAAACATGCAGCAAATGTCCCAGGAGAGGACAACAACTTCCTGACAAAGAGCAGCTGGTAAAATGAGCCAGCAGCAAATGGTTTTGGTAAACGCCTCTCAACTTGCTTTTCTGAAAAATGAAGACATGGGATGACGTCCCGTAGGAGGCGCTGGAGCCTGGGACGCTGGCTGTGCGTCCACGGATGCACCGAAGCCGGGTGGGGGTGCTGGGCCCTTTGGAGAGTCCGGTGCCTCCGGCCGcgcagcccctccctccctggtgtggaagggagagggggctgctcaGGCAGCTGGGGCTCCCGACCCCTTCCTGTTTCAGGAGTGTCTTGTGTGTGGCCGGGAGGTGGGGGGACCCGAGAAGGGAACCAGGGTGCCCAGGAGCCGAACGCGGAGGCCCCTGCTGGAGGCCGCCCCGCCGTGTCCCCGGAGGTCTCCTCGTGGAGGCTGCTTCCCTGCCAGCATCACGGGGCCCTTGTCATGTCACGGGCGGGGTCCTGGGGCGCACACTAGGAGGGCTGTGCCCACAGAGCGGGGTGCTGCTGTCCACTGCCCGCCTGGAGGTTCACTCCGAGCCTCGCCCCCTCCCGTGACACCAGAACTCAGTGCGCTGGTGGTTGCCCTTAATTGCGTGGGGCCACACCCACCCGGCTGTGCTCTGGGGGCTCTGACTAATGAGTAGCCCCGTTCTGAGAGCATAGGTGTCCCCTGGCACAAACAGGATGCTGGTTAGTCCCCGCCTTAATCCACTGGGACATGGCCAGAGTGAGTCCCAACTCTGCCTCTCAAAGGCTGTACAGCCTTGGGGAAACTGcttgacctttctgagcctccgtgtcctcatctgtataatggggtgATGATGGCACCAACCCCACAGGGTTGTGGTGGAAATACAGGAGACCATCCACAGGAAGATCTTGTCGATAAAGGACATGCCATAGTGTCATGATTATCAAATGTGCGAAATGGCTGCAGTGGGGCTCTGAGGGCAGATGGGTGTCCCCCCTggaaaaaagaaacctcaaaATGCAGAGGGTGGGTCAGTGGCCCTCATGCCGAGATGCAGcagttcccccccaccccccgccccgggaTGCAGGCCGGCGTGAGCCTCCCTTGTGGTGGGTGGTCTCTGGGTCCTGCCACTGGTGACGATGGCTGGTGGACCCCAGGCCCTGCCAGGCGGCCTGTGATGGGAAGATGGGCCCCTGTGAGCCCGACTGGGAGGGCTTCCCAGGAGAGATGAGAGTCAGGTTGAAAAAGGGCTTCCATTTTCAACCGAAGGAAAAGTGGCTGAAGAAATCGATGTAGCAATTTCCTAGGTTCTGAAGGGCTTGGGGAGGGCGGCTGCCGGGCTCAGGTCAGCGTAGTTGAGCgccaggggtggggagaagcCAGGTGCCCAGGTGGCGACACTCGGGGCCCCCGTCCTCCGACCACGGAAGGCTCTAGGGTCTGTTCTCAGAGGAAGGCCGTGGGGCTGAGGGGCGGACTCGGGTCTGGGGCTGAGCTGTCTCTGCTCGACCCCCAGACCGGGGCCTCCAAGCCACTCACTCGAGCCCGAGGCCCTCGCTGGGGCCGTCACCTGTCACCTGACGGAGGCAGCAGACAGGATCTGTGTGGCGTAGGGGCTGCGGCCAGCAGAGGCTCAGGAGCAGGGGTGCGGGCAGGCGGGTGGGCGGctgctccccaccccagacctggggCATTGCCTTCCGTGGGCCACCGCAGCCAGGCGCTTCCAGGGCCGGAGGGGTGCAGTGGTTTACCCATTTCATGGACAgtgagactgaggctcagagaggctccaGGTCCCAAGGCCTCTGCATGTGGCTTGGACCCTGGACCCTCCTCCATCTGGGCTGCGGGGCTGAGAGCAGGCCTGACGGGGGAGGGCCGGGCCAGCCAGAGGGCTGTGTCAAGGGCAGGCCGTCTTCCACCTCCCGAGGGGGCAGGTGCGGGACTGGGTTGGAGAGGGTTTGGTCCAGCACCAAAACCCAGCAGAGGGGAGGCAGTCCTGCCAAGGAAAGGAGGCCAGCGTCCAGCGCCTCCTGGGCCACGCGATCCTGCTTCTGCCCCGCTTGTTAGGGGAGGAAACGAGGCTGGCAGAAGCAGCTTAGGAAAGCGGGACAGAGGGCACGAACGTTACATCCCAGTGCAGTGGAGATGGCGGGCCCCTCACTCAGGCTTTCAGAGGGAGTCACTTCCCTGGTCTGAACGTCCAGCCACTTCCCTGGCCTGGCCTCCTCGGTTGGGCACTAAGGGGGCCCAGGAGGACAGACAGCTCCCGGAGGAGAGGACCCGTGAGGCTTCATGGTGTGAGCTAAGAccgcggctgggggagggggcagaggcaggATGTCCTGTCCCCATGGTGCCTGAGATGGTCCAGAGCCCCAGGCGGTGTCACCCACTCCCGAGGCTGTGACCTCCAGGGGCTGAGAGGCTCAGGCTGTCCCCTGGGCACCTGCCTGGGCACCCCCGACCTGGTCACCCGTGGCCAGGCTCCGGACCTCTTCaaagagggaggagggcagagaccAGTTGCTACCTGGGGGCTGTACCCCTCACCCCCTGCTGGTCACTTAAGCCCCGGCTACCAGCTTCCTTGTGCGCATGGGGGCAGGTGCTCACGGGCTGTGTTACTGGGCAAGTcgcctaacctctctgtgcctcatttcctGGCCTACAGGTGGCGGCTTCCCTcgccctccccccagctctggcCTGGCTGGAAGGATGAAGACTTAGGGTCCCCCGAGCCAAGTCACAGGGCAGCAGCGGAGGCAGGAAGGGTGCACCATCAAATAGAAATGGCCTGACCGCTACCCCGTGCGCTGTCTCCGTGGAGGGGCTGTGGCGGGCCTCCCTTAGGTACTCGCAGACCCCTGGAGCGGCGGGGGACAGAAGGCACTTCCCCGGTCTCCAGACACCCCCAGTCCCCCTCTCTGCCGAAGCCTGCTCCCCACAAAGGCAGCTGCTGTGAGGTCCCCTGGAACGTGCCTTGGGAACGGGGTTGGGGGGCAAGCTCACGGCGCCTGGACAGTGGGGAGGCCCCCTCTTACCTTGTGAAGGGTCCCCCGTGGCACCCAGGACCAGGCCACAGACGACCAGCAGTACCCCGGCAGGACGCATGGCTGCACGCAGGGCTGTGCTGGGCAGGAGCGCCGGCAGCGAGGTGCTGGGGGAGCCCCGCCCCGCGAACCGCCTGCCTGGGGTGCGGGTGGTGGTTTCTTGCTCTTCGTCTCCACATCTTGCAGCTACAAACTCAACCGCTTCCTTTGTAAAAGTTTCCAAACAGCGATTATttgcaggggaggggagaaagaggtGAGAGCTGTGAGCAAAACTTCTGCGATTTTCTACCCTTGAAACACATGGAAGAGACGTTGCAGCAGAAAAATGAGCAGGAATTTTCAGAAGCACACTCACTTGGGGTTCCTTCTCCAAAGGGTATGCTCCTCAGGCCTAGATTCTGGGGTCTGAGTGGCTCCCTGCAGGAGACTGTCCTCCTGCTGGCGTGAATTAGGCGACTCTCCCTGGGAAGTAACAGGAAAACAGGGTGCAGACTGCAGTTCAGAGGATGACCATCGCCAGGCCTGGAACTGGGTGAGGAACAGCGTTTGCTGATGAATGATTGATCCTTGAAACTTTTTGGCTCAGAGCTGGCAAAGGAGAGGAACAGTGTCTGGCCTAGAGGTCCCGGCACTCTGCCCAACCTCTAGGCCAGGCCCACGGTTAGGAGTGGCAGCTCTGGAGCCAAAAGGCTTGAGGCTCTACTTCTGAACACCTGGGCCACCTTGGGTGGaggtctccaagcctcagttcctcAGGTTATGCTGAGGATTTGGGGATGTCGTGAATGTAAACGGCCACTGTGCCTGTGCCCTCCACCAGGCATGGCAAGGAGTTGGGCTGCCCCTGTGCTCACGGCCTTGACCCTGCAGTACCTCGGGGGCCGGCGGTCACTCCTGCATGTCCTCAGTGCGGAGGGTCATTCCCACTTTCAGAAGCTCCGGGGGTTGGGGAGCTCAGAGCGGTTATGGGACTTGCCTGTCACTGCACTGTCTCTGGCCCTTGGCCCTGTTGTCTGTGAATGTGGGTGATGGTCCACCTCGCCGCCCAGGCCTGGGGGcgagcagaggcccagagaggaggaaggaacTGGCGTTAGAGCAGCGTTACAGGCCCCCGGGgaagtgtgcatgtgtgcactgGGTACATGTGTCATGTGTATGCGTGTGCATCCAGTCTTTATATGTGTCTGAATGTGAACATGTGGaagtgtgtttttctgagtgTGAATGAAAGGTGTGTATGTGCTTACACGCAGATGTGTATAagtctgtgtgagtgtgttttGTATGTATGTTGTGATATTGATTTTATGTGTCCACTGGGCCTTAATCGCATGAGGCAATTCCTTGTGATAAAtctctttatacacacacacaccctactgcctctgtttgtctggagaacacTGACCCACACGTTTGTGCAGGTGTCTGTGcctgtatgtatctgtgtgtgagAGTGTACATTGCTTTCGAGTCTGTGTGTTCATACGTGtttttgtgtctgtgtctctgtgcacgtgtgtgactgtgtgtgtacGTGCACTATTTCTGCCCCATCCTCGGCCTGCTGGGGGTCGTGGGCTCTGCACTGAGCCCCACTCATTCATTGGTGGGTCTGTTCACCACTCACCCTTCCTGCCACCCTTTCCTGCTTGAAGTGTGGTCCCCTGCCCAGTGCCCAGTCAGCACTCCCTGGGCCCTTGATGGAAATGCAGCTTCTCAGGCCCTGCCCGTGATCAGGCCCTAtgagtggggcccaggaatctgttttCACAAACCTCCCAGGAGACTTTTTGTCTTCTGGCCTCCACGCTGTGCCCCCTGCTGGTTGGCTGGAGCCGTCCAGTTCTCAGGCTGTCCTCCCCTCGGCCGAGGAGCGAACCGGACACCTGAGCCGTCCTGCTGCTTCCAGGTCCCGAGCTTCCTGCCTCGTGCAACCCGTCTTGGCCACAGCCgggcccagggagcctggggCTCCGCCAGAAGTGTTGCTGCATTTGTTCTGATGACAGCGGTGGTGATGGGGAGAGGGCATGTTCCAACActtgctgtgtgctgggcacttttCTCAAATCCCCACACCATTTGACagtcgaggaaactgaggcacaaggggGTGAGAAGTTGAGGGAAGTTCTGCAGAGTTGGGGCCCAGGCCCAGCGCTGTGGTCCCGGCCGCTGCCCTGCACTCCCTGCCCCCTGCGCCCCCTGCCCCTGGCCTGGGGCCCCAAGCCGGGGCTGTCCGTGCCGGCCACGCTGGCACTGGCCAGCCTGCAGATGCCAGCTTGGCCATGGGGGTCCCTGATGGTGGCCCGAGTGAGCTGACATCCTGTCCAGCACGACTGTTGGCGAAAGCATCACCAAGCCCTGCAGAGCAGGAGTGTGGGGGGCCTTGGAAGGAGtctagggctgtgtgtgtgtgtgacttttgTGCACCCAAACAATGTACAGAAGAAGCACAAAAACTGGTTGTCCCAGGAGAGGATTATCCGATGGGCTTCTGAGACCTTACGCCCTGCGTGTACTTTATTTTCTAAAGTCCACGGTGGTTGTCTGAGTGGAGGGGCAGGAATGTGCTTCTTTGGTCTGGGAAGAGCTGCTGGGTGGCGAGCAGACCTTGTCCACACGGTGGCGCTGTGACCTAAGAAACGAGCAGGTCTCGCCCGGCGTTTCCCACGCTGTGGGCTGGGGGCTTCCTCTTCTGCTCTGGGACCGCCACcgtgcccccacccccgccccgccctgctTCCGTCCCTACATCTGCTGTACTGGTGATGGACTTCAGCAGTCCTCGGCCCTCTCTGGGGAAATGCAGTTCTCagcgggggtgggagggaccCTGCAAATCTTCGGCCTCCGGGCTCTTCACTCTCCCCAGGCTGGGCCTCCTCCTGGGGGATCTTGGTGCTTGTGCGGGTGGGGTTCCTGCACCCAGTGCCGCCCCCAACCATCCGTCATGATCGCACATTCTACACGTGGGGGGCTGCATGTGTCGGCATGTCCATCTCCATGGGGTCTGGGGCGTCCCTGGGAAGAGCCACAGGCTGGGGCCTGGAATCACCCTAAGATGCTGGTGCCGTGTCTGGACTTGATCTCAGCGGGGCTGTCGGTGTGGTGGCCCCTGGAGTGGCAGGTGACAAAGCCCTGGATCAAACCCACCCTGAAGCTCATGTGCTGCTAGATTTTCCAGTTATGAGTTCCCATCCAGTCTCTTGCTGCTTAAGACCATTCTAGTTGGATTTTCTAGGTTTGTTTCCCTTTCCCTCAGCATAAAAGGCCCCAACTGACAGATGGGAAACAAGTTTGTGGCTGGGTCGGTATCAGGGGTATGTGCTTGCCAGTTGGGAGGCTGGAGAAGTTGGTAATGCTATTGACCAGGAGAACTGAGAACCTTTCCAGTGGTGACGGGAGCCTGGATCCACAGGTGGAGCTGAACTCACGGG contains these protein-coding regions:
- the CST7 gene encoding cystatin-F, which translates into the protein MRPAGVLLVVCGLVLGATGDPSQDFCSQILNSGVKPGFPKTIKTNDPDVLRAARHSAESFNNCSNDAFLFRESHVSRALVQIVKGLKFMLDLDISRTTCKKTRHSSLDDCGFQTNRTLKRTLSCYSEVWVVPWLQSFEVPVLRCH